One Oncorhynchus mykiss isolate Arlee chromosome 9, USDA_OmykA_1.1, whole genome shotgun sequence genomic window, AAGATGCCAAAAAAGACTAAAAGCAACCTATCACGGAAGATGAGAGGAACTTTGGTCAAGGTTAGCAGAGGGAGACCAAAGAAAATTCCcatgaaagaggaagagggagagtttCCTTGCCCGTCTTGTGCTGAGGTGTTTTCTTTGCAGTCTGCCCTGAAGGAGCATGAGGAGCTGCATCAGCCTACAGGGAGTATGAGACACTGCAGCGTGTGCAATCAGGGCATGAGTATCTCTAAGAAGCCTCGGGCCAAGCTTCGGAGGGCCTACCATTGTGTGCCCTGCCTGAAGGCTTTTGTAACACTGGACACTTTCTTACAACACTGCCAAAATCACCTCGTTGTCAGTGGCGATGAGGAGAGGAGCTATTCAGACACTGATGGCAAAATCTGAGATGATGTACTCTTCATTTTTTTTAACAAGCTGTACTGAGTTCCCAAGAGAATATTATGTGTACATGTACATTTTAAAGTGTGAAATATTTAGACCTCTCGCCAGAATAGCTGTTTGGATGTAACTCATGTCAACATGCCATTCCAGTTGCAACAATACATtgaaacaacaaaaatgtgtgtgttgtctgaTACCTTTTGTGACTGACCAACAATGGTACACTGGAAGCGCTGAAGACACAATCTTCCTAGGCCTATATCCTCGTCATGTTAATTCTTGATTTCTACATTTTTATATCCCATCGCAAATCAGATCCAACCATCCATTTGTTGATTTGGTTTAAATGAAATTAATATACGGCAAGACCTAATTTAGCATGTTGCTGGAGCATTAAAATATATTACTTTTTAATCTTTATAAACAACCCGATTCAACTTCCAACAAATCTGGGTTGCAATATTAACTGCACTGTTACAAATAACATGGCCTAAGATGTGGTTTCAGAAAGCTTTTAAATAAAGTATTTTCTTATGTAACATAGCAGTTGGAATGGACAGTGACATAGTGTACTATAATATTGACAGGTTTTGATTTGATGACTCAAATGAAGACCATATTTCCAtttaatgtgattttttttcaaCTCTTTATGGCATTGTACTTGTAAGTGTGACACTGGTTTAGCATCAATTTCATGATtatttacctgtgtgtgtgtgtgtgtgtgtgagagagagagatatgcatACTCATGGAGCCACTAAAGGCTGTCTAACAATGTGACATAACAGGTTCATTTTCTCTGGAAGAAGCTTTGTCTTGGATATTATTATGCAAAACAAGCAGTGATAGCAACCTTCCTGCAATTGTTTGTTAGCAATTGGTGTACCAGGTTATCCATTTTCTgctgttttgtaaaaaaaaaaattaaatataatAAAATCTTAAAAGAATGTCAAATGTTATTTTTAAAAAGGATTTTAGGTTTCAACTTAGGAAAGTGCCTTTGTATCCGAGTTAGCAAACTTTTCTTAGAACATACCTCATTAAAAATATTCTCCCATGAAAAATGTTTTGTGTTTACTCCATTCGTGTAGTTACAGAATTCAACATGGCAAGACACTTGTAAGGaatatgttcttaatgttttgtacaccgtGTGTATACGAAGAGAAAAAGCAAGCTGCAATTACATCTAGTCAGTAGGCGGCGATGTGCCCATTTATGTTAAAGGAAGTCTGCATGACTGTTTCCGGTTCTGCTTGTTGCGCATTCTTTCCGCTTTTTCACGAACTGAAGGAAACACTACAAAAAGAAACATGAGTAAAGCACACCCACCAGAGTTGAAAAAGTGAGTTCCTTTTTTAATAAACATTTGGTATACGATCATATTTCAATtacatttgctttattggcatgacgtagcaatgtacatattgccaataTTACCGTATTTCACGGTCCATTGTAGATCATGTGCCTAGCAAGCTAACATGATTAGCTACGCGCTAGCCAACAAAGCTACCGATAAtcggtaacgttagctagctgctgTTGTGCGGCTAGTCAAATTGCTAGCTAACTTAATGAATGAAAATGTCAGCTAGTTAAACCATGCAAACATTTACATTGAatatcgtttaaaaaaaaataatgttttacaaACGAAAGTGTTTTTTTAATGGATGGGATCCTCTGTTTTTGGTTTATTAATCTTGTGGCAGTCTAGTTCTGGCCCATTGCCGACGCTCTGCGCTCAGTCGCATTAAAAGGAGTCCCCCCCCCACATGTGGGTTAGTGTCCGTCTTCATGTTCAATAGTGGTTGGAAAtattatggatatactgacaagatacatGTCTCTCCGTCCATCCTTCCTTTGAATTGGTGGATACAGTATTGTAAGCTTATTTTGAATGTTCGTGTTGTTGACGTGAACCcgcctgtattcaatggaaaGACGATATGATATTAGCCTCAAACCCTTTaatatgcatagccatctcgAGGAAACTCTGCTAtaaagtgttgttttttttcttctcaaagttgccaggatgtcacgtgtcctactgaTATCAGTACACTCGTAATAATTTAAGCctatacaaaaaatacaaaaacccCTTGTTTGGTGGGCGAAAAACCGCCACctcctggagggagacagatttccaccgaatTGGGCCGCTCTTCCTCAGGTGGTGGTGAGGAGTCAACCCAGGGGgccagggttctggtctaaaagCACGGTTTCGACTGCTCCtacagtttttttgttttgttttcgttACTGCAGTTTAACTGAAGCCCGACCCAGAAAGACAATTTTCATACACAGTCAAATTTGAAATgtcctattaagacacgttagtCATCACCTTTGTGCACAAAACATCCATAAAATTATTTTAAATGTAGCTGAGGCCAAAGATATTTACATTTTATATTCATCCAATGTAGGGCTGGATGATACACATTGTGTGACGATAGAAAAACGTCTTATCGTTTCATATTATGCTGTATAATTTATTTTGTGTCACAAATCACTCTTTACGGCAATATTTTTAGTCAATTGGATAACGCTTTGCACAAACAAACGCGGAGGAGAGTGAACGTGACACAGAGCACGGAGACCGTATCTAAAAAAGGGGCAACTTCGGTCGCGTGGACGTGGTTTGGGTATGAAAAGTCTGACACGGACCAGAAAACTGTCCTCTACAAAATATGCAGCAGACCGGTCCTGACAACAgactcaaacaccactaacctcttttaccaccaacgcaagaatcatgtgaaacagAACGGAAAGAGTCTACGGATGAGACCCAAAAAAGTACAGTCGGGTGCTCAAAACAAACCCCTGACTCAGACGTTGCAACAGGCTTTTGTCCTCGTCACACCATATGGCAAAGAACCAtgaagatggaaggagagaacagCTGCAGTTACAACTTACATCTGTAAAGACATGGCCCCAATTTACACGGTCGGGAAACGGGTGTTTCGTGAGTTGGTGCTAACACTCAACCCAAAGTACCACATGCAAATTGATATgtacacgtattaatgccaaaataacatgcaaaacaggcaagcctccaaaaaatgtaatgtaatgaaacaggctgGGAGCAggcctcgaaccctcgaccttctagcccgaagtccagctcGCTGTCGACTGTGCCCCAAAATCATGATCAAGCGGCAGAGCCCAGGTTCGTTATATATTAGTATTTTAGGcctatatttatttttgtttgcaaCTATAGTTGAAGTGTTTTCTATTTACTTTTTTAGATTTTATACGTTAATATTTTAGATTTTGTTACATGCTTAATTGAACATTTGCACAGGTTCTAAATAAAATATGAGTAAGTACCTTTTTATCTGTTGAgtaattcaaaatgtaataagaAATAGGCCTTTACATGTGGTCATTTTATATAAACTATTTATTCATTGAATTTACAGAAAATGTGCAATATCGTGATATGCATGGTTATCGGGATATGAGATaatggccatatcgcccagccctaatccAATATATGTTTTTGGATGACGTGATGACGCTACTTCCTGTGCACATGGAGTGCTAGTGTGCATGTAATTTTGGTCCATATAACCCGGATGTAACCCGGATATAGACGGTTCATGAATCGGCGTATGCGAACGTGAGTTACCTTGAAAACAACGGGCGGACATCTTGGACGCAGTCTCCAGTTCTTATTGTACTTCAGGTTTCGGCAGCGACTTCACCACTCATTTATTTTGGGAGAGGCTACACGGACACGCCTGGTGCCCAAATGGATAACTTAATGTTGCTCAGCTGAGAGTCAAGTGTGGAGACGAATGGATTCAGTTCAGTCACTGGTCCTGGtgagcccttcccagctagctagtttatgctGGCAACAACAGCAGCATGGCACTAGTAAAATAAAGTGTTTATTTTGATGGGTAAGGGCGGGGGGAAAACATGTCGTATTGGTCACCATCTGGATTTGGTCCCATCTCCAATTTGTTTCCTCCCACTTGATTCGATTTGTAGTAGGATAACAGCCTACACGATAAATAACTTGTGCTTTAGCTGTCACCCTGGCCTGCTATTGGCtacttccctctctttactgccaGACAGCAGTCGGCAAGCAGGCCAAAGGTCACTGTGCCCAGTGTTCTTGTGTTGCCGGCTTGAAACACAAACTCCCCATTGAGAAGTGTAGACTGTTTCACAGTGACAGGTGGTTTCTACCAACATTACATTTATTGTAGTCATTTTCACTGAAAATGTACAACTACAACATTAACGTTTCACGTTACATGtttgtaataaaaaataataataataattactcAGATAAACTGAAAGATTCTGAACGCTCAAATCAAACAGACGTTTCAATTTCTTGCTAAAGTTTCTATCCACAAGCAtattaatttgacctttatttaaaaaggcaagtcggttaagaacaaattcttattttcaatgacggcctaggaacagtgggttaactgcctgttcaggggcagaacgacagtaccttgtcagcttgggggtttgaacctttcgggttactagtccaatgctttaacctctaggctaccttgCCTGTTACCTATGTTTGCCAACACAGCCAGACACAGTTTTGTACccttaacttttttttaaattgacttGTCATATTTGGTGATCAAATCAGACTATTAATATAGTGAGTAATCTAGGAAAGCCAGGAGTTAATTGACACGAGAAAACTCGAGAAAATAGCAACTCTACAGAGCGCAATGACCTATAATGAATGGCTAAATGTCTTCCGGGGGCAAAGGGTCCATGGAGCTCCTCCTCACCACTCACAAAAACATGTTGGTCACGTGGTTCCGGAACTGAGGCTAAAACATGTTGGTCACGTGGTTCCGGAACTGAGGCTAAAACATCTCTTTCCGCAGCTATGGTTCCGGAACTGAGACTAAAACATGTTGGTCACGTGGTTCCAAACGCTGAATAGGTATAACAATCTCCGGGGTGAAGCATTAATTCAAAAGATAAGAAatcactttttttattttttaaagttatATGAAAGAAAAGTCAAGACTGTGTACCTACCAGAGTTAGTTGGCAAACAAACTAATCATCCAATACAGCATTGCTGTCGGTTTCGTCCAATCACAGAGCAGATACAAGTCACGTGATCGCTAACAGATCACATGACTTGTATCTGCTCTGTGATTGGACGATAGTAACCACAAGGCTCATGGTTAGTGTACATTTTGGTGCTCTTTGAGATGGAAACCAACGTATTTTTACCAACACAGAGGCTGATGGGCTCTACATCAACATATTAATTGTTTTGCGATCTCTGTAGAAAATAGAaagtactgcatctcagtgctagaggcatcactacaggccctggtttgatcccgggctgtatcacaaccggccgtgatcgggagcacaattggcccagcgtcgtccatgttaggggagggtttggctgggggaaGGCCATCATAAGAATTTgatcttcactgacttgcctagttcaataaaggttcaattttaaaaaatgaccatGCAGCTTGTTGTGTAAATCAGACGTATGCGCGTGGACCAGAGCTAGTCTGGCACACTCACACATAGCCAAACCCTCTCTGGTATGGCCATACAGTTTGTGGTGTAACTATCTTTATtagcaaataataataacatattTTCTGCTAATTTCAGGTTCATGGACAAGAAGCTTTCTCGTGAGTACTGATTCTGAATATCGATGGTTCTGCCGAGTTGAATTGACAAACTATGAATTATCTCTTTGCATGCAAAGCCAACCAAGGCTTTGATTACATGAATTGACAAACCCAATTTACAATGTCTTAGCCATATGAAATAGAAAGTGTCTCCAATTTGGCTTGCCTCATTATTACTGTTGTTGAAATGTTGTCCacgggtgtaatcattagtccaaacggAGAGTTTCTAGCGGACAAATTCTGATATGTCCTTCCCTGTTCACTTCGCTAGCGTTTTTATGAAACTTTTTGGAACAGAAGCTGTGAAATTAATGCACCCCGGGTCTTCAGAGTTCTACATCTTGTTCCTCAGTGAAGCTGAACGGTGGCAGGCAGGTCCAAGGAGTCCTGCGAGGTTTTGACCCCTTCATGAACTTGGTGATGGATGATTGCTTGGAGATGGCCCCTGGGGGAATACAGAACACCATAGGCATGGTGGTCAGTACCAACGGCGTTGTCAACTACATTTACACACTACCTCTGGGGACAGACACATTTTGATTTTATTCATCAATGTCACCACACTTTTTTTTATGCgtgtaaatcattttttttttgttcttgttTACTTTCTGTAGGTAATCAGAGGAAACAGCATCATCATGTTGGAGGCACTTGAGAGAGTATGAGGGCGGGGATGACAGAACTGCTTGAAAGAAGTGGAATAATGGCCATTACACTTTTTATGTAATTTCCTTTTTTCCTGTTGATAGATTATGTATTTGATACGTTTAGACAGATATTTCAGttggaaatgttttaattttgAAATCTTGTGAATAAACTgggtattttgtttttatttttgcgcaaatgtgttttttttacctctacatgtttcaagcactTGATGGATTACATTTAATGTCAAATTATAGTTAGGTGATAACATACAATATAGATATATCTATTCAAACATTGAGGGCTATTATCCCTAATAAATTCATGTTACTGACTGCCCCAATTTCTCACCTTTCTTTACACACGTGACTACAATTAATGGACACGGGTTGATTTCTCAACAGTCAACACAAGGGGTCGCCGTATCACTTCACACTGGCTTTCTATGGTAGAGAAAGGACTTTTATTTTGACGGGTTGATCACGTTTGTGTTGATTACGCAGAGCCGGTCTCTACCATTGGTTGCACAGTGTATTGAGGGTATGTGGAAAGTAGGAATGTCGGAGGAGGTTGGAAAAGCGTTACACGCGGTGGTAGACAGGGTAAATCAAGCGGCGGCTCGTCGCCCCAAGGTAAGTCAAGTTGGGAAGAACCCGTATCTACTTTAGAGTCGTGCGAAATTGTCATCTTTAAAAGCGGGGGTGGACCAGTTGTATGTCAGGCAAACGTTACACCATAAAATGCACATTGCATTTTGATATCACCTAATTAGCTAACAAACTTAGCGCTTTCCTATCGCATGGCCCGTGAAGCCAACTCTTTAAACCACCTCTACCACGCGGAGGGTTGTACACGATCTACTAGCTGCTGCTGCAGTGATTATTCCACTTTGTTGTTAACGTCAATGTTTCGTAAGTATTGCAAAACATTTATTCGATCAACTTCCGT contains:
- the LOC110532786 gene encoding small nuclear ribonucleoprotein G; amino-acid sequence: MSKAHPPELKKFMDKKLSLKLNGGRQVQGVLRGFDPFMNLVMDDCLEMAPGGIQNTIGMVVIRGNSIIMLEALERV